The genome window ATATAAGGGTAATCAGAGTATGCCCTTTCTCCCCAGAGGATTACGTTAAACTTTGGCAGACAAAATTAAAGAGCGCTAAAGAGTAACTTCGTTAAATATACTTCATCACTTCCCTTTCCATTGGGCCTTCCTTTTATTGAGGAAGGCATCGACACCCTCTTTAAAGTCTTCTGTCTGAAATGTTATCAAAATCAAATCACTCAACGCTTCTTTAAGATCTCTTAATTGGTTGATCAAATGTTTATTCATAATCTTCTTCATCGTACTCAATGCGATAGGCGCTGAAGTATCGATACTCTCAACGAGCTCTTTTACAGCATCTTTAAGTCTATTTGATGGCACAACCTTATTCACCAAGCCTATTCTTTCTGCCTCGTTACTCGATATCGGATTGCCAGTAAAGAGCAACTCAGATAGCTTTCTTCTATCGATAATGGAAGGTCCAAATACAGATGCCATCGGTGCTATGATCCCCAAACGCCCCTCTGGCTGTGCAAATCTAGCATCTTCTGAAGCTATTACCAAATCACAGACCATGACCAACTCACAACCACCACCATACGCCAATCCATTTACAGCAGCGACTACCAGCTTCTTGCTACTCAATATCTTTTCAAAAGTAGGATACAAACACTCAAAGAACGCTACATAAGCATCCTTTGCATTTTTGTATAGGGATGGGAACTCACTTATATCGTAACCCGCACAGAACGCTCTACCGCTCCCCGTTATAACTATGGCAGATATCCCATCATCTATCTCAGCCTTCTCAATGGCTTTGTAAATCTCGTACCACGCTTCTCTATTGAGCGCATTAAGTTTCTCGGGTCTATTTAACGTTATCCAAGCGATCTTCCCCTCCTTCTCATATTTTAAATATTTGAATTCAAACTCGGACAAATTCCCACCTTCTTACTCCATCCTTCATCTTTAAAATTCTCTTTAACATAAAGCTTGCTATTAATTTTTGACTTTTGACTTTGGATGGAAATTTCAAAAATCCTCTATACCTTTTCCGATCT of Nitrososphaerales archaeon contains these proteins:
- a CDS encoding enoyl-CoA hydratase/isomerase family protein: MSEFEFKYLKYEKEGKIAWITLNRPEKLNALNREAWYEIYKAIEKAEIDDGISAIVITGSGRAFCAGYDISEFPSLYKNAKDAYVAFFECLYPTFEKILSSKKLVVAAVNGLAYGGGCELVMVCDLVIASEDARFAQPEGRLGIIAPMASVFGPSIIDRRKLSELLFTGNPISSNEAERIGLVNKVVPSNRLKDAVKELVESIDTSAPIALSTMKKIMNKHLINQLRDLKEALSDLILITFQTEDFKEGVDAFLNKRKAQWKGK